CAATGTGGCAATTGCAGCCCTACTGACTGGAGATATGGTCAAAGCAGGCCAGGCTATTGAGAGTGACCTTTTCCATGAGCGTTACCGTCAAGAACTGGTGAGAGAATTTGCGACTATCAAGAAAATTGCCAAGAGAAATGGTGCTTATGCGACCTACCTCTCTGGTGCTGGTCCGACCGTCATGGTCTTGGCTGATCCTGACAAGATGCCTAAGATTAAGGCAGAGCTTGAAAAGCAACCTTTCAAAGGCAAGCTTCATGATTTGCAAGTAGATACACAAGGTGTTCGTGTCGAAGCAAAATAAACAGAACAATAGGATGGGGAAACTCTCTATTAGAGGGCTTCCTGTCCTTTTTTTGAAAATGAAACATGGGAATTGATACTCAATGAAAATCAAAGAGCAAACTAGGAAGCGAGCTGCAGGCTGCTCAAAGCACTGCTTTGAGGTTGTAGATAAGACTGACGATGTCAGTTACATATATCTACGGCAAGGCGAAGCTGACGTGGTTTGAAGAGATTTTCGAAGAGTATGAAATGTTTCCCATGTTTAGTGACCGACAGACGGTCAAGGAGGATTTGAAATGACAGAAATATATCTAGCAGGCGGTTGTTTTTGGGGCTTAGAGGAATACTTTTCCCGTATTTCTGGAGTATTGCAAACAAGTGTTGGTTATGCCAATGGTCAGGTAGAAACCACCAATTATCAACTGATCAAAGAAACAGATCACGCAGAGACTGTGCAAGTCATTTATGATGAAAAGGCAGTCTCGCTCCGTGAGATTTTACTCTATTATTTCCGAGTTATTGATCCATTATCTGTCAATCAACAAGGAAATGATCGTGGTCGTCAATACCGCACAGGGATTTATTACCTAGAAGAAGCTGATCTACCAACGATCAATACAGTAGTTCGCGAACAAGAACTCCTCATCGGTCGTAAAATAGCAGTGGAAGTGGAGAAACTACGTCACTACATCTTGGCTGAAGACTATCACCAAGACTATCTCAAGAAAAATCCTGGTGGTTATTGCCACATTGATGTGAGAGATGCAGAGAAACCATTGATTGATGCGGCCAACTATGAAAAACCGAGTCAAGCAGTGCTAAAAGAAAAACTATCTGAGGAATCCTACCGAGTTACCCAAGAGGCTGCAACGGAAGCTCCTTTTAGCAATGCTTATGACCAAACTTTTGAGGAAGGGATTTATGTCGATATCACGACTGGGGAGCCCCTCTTCTTTGCCAAGGATAAGTTTGCCTCTGGCTGTGGTTGGCCAAGTTTTAGCCGTCCTATTTCCAAGGAACTCATTCATTACTACCAGGACTTGAGTCACGGGATGGAGCGTATCGAAGTTCGTTCACGTTCGGGGAATGCTCACTTGGGTCATGTCTTCACAGATGGCCCTCGTGAACTAGGTGGATTACGCTATTGTATCAATTCTGCATCCTTACGTTTTATCGCTAAGGATGAAATGGAAGAAGCAGGCTATGGCTACCTACTTCCATATTTGAACAAGTAAAAAGATGGTGGTTTTTCCACCTTCTTCATTTTGGAATAGAAGGGACTTATGAAACACTTACTTTCTTACTTTAAACCCTACCTCAAGGAGTCGTTTCTAGCGCCCTTGTTTAAGTTGCTAGAAGCCGTTTTTGAACTCTTGGTTCCCATGGTGATAGCTGGGATTGTCGACCAATCTATCCCCCAAAAAGATCAGGGACATCTCTGGATGCAAATGGGTTTCCTCTTTGTTTTTGCGGTTATCGGCGTCTTGGTAGCCTTAGTTGCTCAGTTTTACTCAGCAAAGGCAGCAGTAGGATTTGCCAAGGAGTTGACCAATGACCTCTATCGTCATATTCTTTCCTTGCCCAAGGATAGTAGAGACCGCTTAACGACCTCGAGTTTGGTGACGCGTTTGACTTCAGATACTTATCAGATTCAGACAGGGATCAATCAATTTTTACGCCTCTTTTTAAGGGCGCCTATTATTGTTTTCGGTGCCATTTTCATGGCTTATCGCCTCTCGCCTGAATTGACCTTCTGGTTCTTGGTCATGGTTGCCATTTTGACCCTTGTCATTGTCGTGTTATCACGCTTGGTCAATCCTCTTTATAGCATTTTGAGAAAGAAAACAGATCAGCAGGTTCAGGAAACACGCCAACAACTACAAGGGATGCGCGTGATTCGTGCTTTTGGCCAAGAAAAACGAGAGATTGAACATTTCCAAGTACTCAACCAAATCTATACGGCTATCCAAATGAAAACAGGCTACTGGTCTAGTCTCTTGACCCCCTTGACCTATTTGATTGTCAACGGAACTTTGCTGGTGATTATCTGGAATGGTTATCTTTCTATCCAGGGAGGATGGCTCAGTCAGGGTGCCTTGATTGCCTTAATCAACTATCTCCTGCAAATCTTAGTCGAATTGATCAAGCTGGCCATGCTGATCAATTCACTCAACCAGTCCTATATTTCTGCCAAGCGGATTAATGAAGTCTTTGCAGAAAAGCCTGAAGATATACTGGCAGAAATTGTTCAAAAAGAAACTTCCTCGAACCAGTCCTTACGAGTTGAACACTTGAGTTTTACCTACCCAGATGCTGCTCAACCATCCTTGCGAAATCTTTCTTTTGCTATGCAACAAGGACAAATTCTTGGAATTATCGGGGGAACTGGTTCTGGTAAGTCAACCTTGGTCCAGATCTTACTTGGCCTTTATGCAGCAGATAAGGGAAGCATTTCCCTTTATCGAGATGGACGTAGTCCTCGCAATCTTTCTGAATGGCGGTCCTGGATGGCTTATGTCCCTCAAAAAGTTGAACTCTTTAAGGGAACCATTCGTTCTAACTTGACTCTGGGTATGGAAGACCCTGTCTCTGACCAAGAACTATGGCAGGCTTTAGAAATTGCTCAGGCCAAGGATTTTGTCAGTGACAAGGAAGGTCAGCTGGATGCAGAGGTTCAAGCAGGAGGCCGTAATTTCTCAGGTGGACAAAAGCAACGTTTATCGATTGCCCGGGGAGTCTTGCGTCGAGCACCATTCCTCATTCTGGATGATGCGACTTCAGCCCTTGATACGATAACTGAGTCTAATCTTCTAACGGCCATTCAGGAAAACTTGCCAAATACTAGTTTGATCCTGATTTCCCAACGAACTTCAACCTTGAAGATTGCTGATCAAATTCTCCTTTTAGAAAAAGGGGAGCAATTAGCACTTGGAAATCATGAGGAATTGATGGAGACTAGCCAAGTCTATCGTGAAATCAATGCATCCCAACATGGAAAGGAGGACTAGAATGAAAGGCAAACATGCAAGTCAAACCCTTAAACGATTAGCAAAAGATTTAGCTGGCCATCCCGTCCTTCTTTTCCTAGCTTTCTTAGGAACCATCACTCAAGTGGCTTTATCAATCTATCTGCCAATCTTGATTGGACGTGTGATTGACCAAGTTTTAGTGACGGGCTCATCTCAGGTATTTTGGCAGATTTTCCTCCAGATGATATTGGTGGTGATAGGGAATACGCTGGTACAATGGGCCAATCCCCTCCTATACAACCGCCTCATTTTCTCCTATACCAGAGATTTACGCGAAAAAATCATTGAAAAGCTCCATCGTCTTCCGATTGCCCTTGTAGATAGACAAGGTAGTGGAGAAATGGTCAGCCGTGTCACGACAGATATCGAGCAGTTGGCAGCGGGTCTGAATATGATTTTCAACCAATTTTTCATAGGAGTTTTGATGATTTTGGTCAGCATCCTTGCTATGCTCCAAATCCATCTATTGATGACTCTCTTGGTTCTGCTCTTAACACCTCTATCTATGGTCATTTCACGCTTTATCGCTAAGAAATCCTACCATCTCTTTCAAAAGCAGACAGAGTCTAGGGGTATTCAGACTCAATTGATAGAAGAATCGCTCACCCAACAGAACATTATCCAGTCCTTCAATGCTCAGGAAGAATTTATCGAGAGACTTCATGAGGCAAATGACAACTACGCAGGTTATTCTCAGTCGGCTATCTTTTATTCATCGACAGTAAATCCTTCCACCCGTTTTGTCAATTCCCTTATTTATGCCCTACTAGCTGGTGTTGGAGCCTTGCGCATCATGGCGGGTTCTACTTTGACGGTTGGGCGTTTAGTGACCTTTTTGAACTATGTGCAGCAGTACACCAAGCCTTTTAATGATATTTCATCAGTCTTAGCTGAGTTGCAAAGTGCCTTAGCTTGTGCAGAACGTGTTTATGCTGTGTTGGAAAGTCCGGAGATTACAGAAACTGGTCTTAAAGAATTGAACAGCGACCAAGTCAAAGGAGCTATTTCCTTTAAGCATGTTTCTTTTGGCTATACTCTAGAAAAAATATTGATTAAGGACTTGTCTATTGATATTCCAGCTGGTAGTAAGGTTGCTATCGTAGGACCAACGGGTGCTGGGAAGTCTACCATCATTAATCTTCTTATGCGTTTTTACCCGATTAACTCTGGAGATATTTTGCTAGATGATAGCTCCATTTATGACTATACCCGAGCATCTCTTCGACAGCAGTTTGGGATGGTACTTCAAGAAACTTGGCTCAAGCAAGGAACCATTCATGACAATATTGCCTTTGGTAATCCTGATGCTAGCCGAGAGCAGGTCATTGCAGCAGGCAAGGCAGCAAATGCGGATTTCTTTATCCAACAATTGCCCCAAGGTTATGATACCAAGCTTGAAAATGCAGGGGAATCCTTGTCTGTTGGTCAGGCTCAGCTTTTAACCATTGCCCGTGTCTTTCTAGCCATTCCTAAGATTCTTATCTTAGATGAGGCGACTTCATCCATCGATACCCGTACCGAGGTGCTGGTTCAGGATGCCTTTTCCAAACTCATGAAGGGGCGAACAAGCTTCATCATTGCCCACCGTTTATCGACCATTCAGGATGCTGATTTGATTCTTGTCTTGGTGGATGGAGATATTGTCGAGTATGGCAATCATGAGGAACTCATGACGAGAAAAGGCAAATACTATCAAATGCAGCAAGCAGCAACTTTTATCCCAGAATAAATGGGAAAGCCATTATAATGCCAATGAAC
The window above is part of the Streptococcus sp. Marseille-Q6470 genome. Proteins encoded here:
- the msrB gene encoding peptide-methionine (R)-S-oxide reductase MsrB → MTEIYLAGGCFWGLEEYFSRISGVLQTSVGYANGQVETTNYQLIKETDHAETVQVIYDEKAVSLREILLYYFRVIDPLSVNQQGNDRGRQYRTGIYYLEEADLPTINTVVREQELLIGRKIAVEVEKLRHYILAEDYHQDYLKKNPGGYCHIDVRDAEKPLIDAANYEKPSQAVLKEKLSEESYRVTQEAATEAPFSNAYDQTFEEGIYVDITTGEPLFFAKDKFASGCGWPSFSRPISKELIHYYQDLSHGMERIEVRSRSGNAHLGHVFTDGPRELGGLRYCINSASLRFIAKDEMEEAGYGYLLPYLNK
- a CDS encoding ABC transporter ATP-binding protein: MKGKHASQTLKRLAKDLAGHPVLLFLAFLGTITQVALSIYLPILIGRVIDQVLVTGSSQVFWQIFLQMILVVIGNTLVQWANPLLYNRLIFSYTRDLREKIIEKLHRLPIALVDRQGSGEMVSRVTTDIEQLAAGLNMIFNQFFIGVLMILVSILAMLQIHLLMTLLVLLLTPLSMVISRFIAKKSYHLFQKQTESRGIQTQLIEESLTQQNIIQSFNAQEEFIERLHEANDNYAGYSQSAIFYSSTVNPSTRFVNSLIYALLAGVGALRIMAGSTLTVGRLVTFLNYVQQYTKPFNDISSVLAELQSALACAERVYAVLESPEITETGLKELNSDQVKGAISFKHVSFGYTLEKILIKDLSIDIPAGSKVAIVGPTGAGKSTIINLLMRFYPINSGDILLDDSSIYDYTRASLRQQFGMVLQETWLKQGTIHDNIAFGNPDASREQVIAAGKAANADFFIQQLPQGYDTKLENAGESLSVGQAQLLTIARVFLAIPKILILDEATSSIDTRTEVLVQDAFSKLMKGRTSFIIAHRLSTIQDADLILVLVDGDIVEYGNHEELMTRKGKYYQMQQAATFIPE
- a CDS encoding ABC transporter ATP-binding protein, encoding MKHLLSYFKPYLKESFLAPLFKLLEAVFELLVPMVIAGIVDQSIPQKDQGHLWMQMGFLFVFAVIGVLVALVAQFYSAKAAVGFAKELTNDLYRHILSLPKDSRDRLTTSSLVTRLTSDTYQIQTGINQFLRLFLRAPIIVFGAIFMAYRLSPELTFWFLVMVAILTLVIVVLSRLVNPLYSILRKKTDQQVQETRQQLQGMRVIRAFGQEKREIEHFQVLNQIYTAIQMKTGYWSSLLTPLTYLIVNGTLLVIIWNGYLSIQGGWLSQGALIALINYLLQILVELIKLAMLINSLNQSYISAKRINEVFAEKPEDILAEIVQKETSSNQSLRVEHLSFTYPDAAQPSLRNLSFAMQQGQILGIIGGTGSGKSTLVQILLGLYAADKGSISLYRDGRSPRNLSEWRSWMAYVPQKVELFKGTIRSNLTLGMEDPVSDQELWQALEIAQAKDFVSDKEGQLDAEVQAGGRNFSGGQKQRLSIARGVLRRAPFLILDDATSALDTITESNLLTAIQENLPNTSLILISQRTSTLKIADQILLLEKGEQLALGNHEELMETSQVYREINASQHGKED